From Pan troglodytes isolate AG18354 chromosome 9, NHGRI_mPanTro3-v2.0_pri, whole genome shotgun sequence, the proteins below share one genomic window:
- the MMP26 gene encoding matrix metalloproteinase-26 isoform X2, which translates to MQMHAVLPQPHCGVPDGSDTSISPGRCKWNKHTLTYRIINYPHDMKPSAVKDSIYYAVSIWSNVTPLIFQQVQNEDADIKISFWQWAHEDGWPFDGPGGILGHAFLPNSGNPGVVHFDKNEHWSASDTGYNLFLVATHEIGHSLGLQHSGNRSSIMYPTYWYHDPRTFQLSADDIQRIQHLYGEKCSSDMP; encoded by the exons ATGCAGATGCATGCTGTGCTACCCCAGCCCCACTGTGGGGTGCCTGATGGGTCCGACACCTCCATCTCGCCAGGAAGATGCAAGTGGAATAAGCACACTCTAACTTACAG GATTATCAATTACCCACATGATATGAAGCCATCCGCAGTGAAAGACAGTATATATTATGCAGTTTCCATCTGGAGCAATGTGACCCCTTTGATATTCCAGCAAGTGCAGAATGAAGATGCAGACATCAAGATTTCTTTCTGGCAGTGGG CCCATGAAGATGGTTGGCCCTTTGATGGGCCAGGTGGTATCTTAGGCCATGCCTTTTTACCAAATTCTGGAAATCCTGGAGTTGTCCATTTTGACAAGAATGAACACTGGTCAGCTTCAGACACTG GATATAATCTGTTCCTGGTTGCAACTCATGAGATTGGGCATTCTTTGGGCCTGCAGCACTCTGGGAATCGGAGCTCCATAATGTACCCCACTTACTGGTATCACGACCCTAGAACCTTCCAGCTCAGTGCCGACGATATCCAAAGGATCCAGCATTTGTATG GAGAAAAATGTTCATCTGACATGCCTTAG